In Fluviispira sanaruensis, a genomic segment contains:
- the rlmM gene encoding 23S rRNA (cytidine(2498)-2'-O)-methyltransferase RlmM, translating into MSLSLLFYCRAGVENDCAAEIMAYTAAKNVQGFVKAKQNTAHVLFQAHSREELMALWNDIQIRDFIFVRQILLASELMSNLPDKGRTVPILQAFEENFSSVLAGKKYLDDLFVEALDVEVHKEVLTFCKKFTSPMLSELRKNGYVIGDKMQRALRLHLLFLTGQSCYIALCAPKKASQWFMGIPRLKFPADAPSRSTLKLEEAFFAFINENDREERLKAGMTAVDLGACPGGWTYQFVRRNIYVFAIDNGEMDSKLMRTGLVEHLKEDGFKFRTKKPVDWLVCDMVERPSKVTDLMIEWATLKLANEFIFNLKLPMKKKYQEVTACLEKIRCELDQEGIAYELKSRQLYHDRDEVTVWLKLKRK; encoded by the coding sequence ATGTCTTTATCTCTCCTTTTTTACTGTCGTGCAGGTGTTGAGAATGACTGCGCTGCGGAAATCATGGCCTACACAGCCGCTAAGAATGTACAAGGCTTTGTTAAAGCTAAACAAAATACTGCACACGTGTTATTTCAGGCACACAGTCGAGAGGAGTTGATGGCTCTTTGGAATGACATTCAGATTCGCGATTTTATTTTTGTCAGACAAATCTTATTGGCATCTGAACTTATGAGCAATCTGCCAGATAAAGGCAGAACTGTGCCTATCCTACAGGCTTTTGAAGAAAATTTTTCTTCTGTTTTAGCAGGTAAAAAGTATTTAGATGATCTTTTTGTTGAGGCTCTTGATGTTGAAGTGCATAAAGAAGTTTTAACTTTTTGTAAGAAATTTACGAGTCCCATGCTCTCGGAGTTGCGCAAAAATGGATATGTGATTGGCGACAAAATGCAGAGAGCTCTTCGCTTACATTTGCTTTTTTTAACAGGACAATCATGCTATATTGCACTTTGTGCGCCGAAAAAGGCCTCTCAATGGTTTATGGGTATACCTCGCCTTAAATTTCCAGCCGATGCCCCCAGTCGTTCAACTCTGAAACTGGAGGAGGCCTTCTTTGCTTTTATCAACGAAAATGATCGGGAAGAACGATTGAAAGCAGGAATGACAGCTGTTGACTTAGGAGCTTGCCCAGGTGGCTGGACTTATCAGTTTGTCCGTAGAAATATTTATGTTTTCGCAATCGACAATGGCGAAATGGATTCAAAGCTGATGAGAACAGGGCTAGTAGAACATCTTAAAGAAGATGGCTTTAAATTTAGAACGAAAAAACCTGTTGATTGGCTTGTCTGCGATATGGTCGAGCGACCTTCTAAGGTAACTGACTTGATGATTGAATGGGCTACTTTAAAATTAGCCAATGAATTTATTTTTAATTTAAAATTACCTATGAAAAAGAAGTACCAAGAAGTCACGGCATGCCTTGAAAAAATTCGCTGCGAACTTGATCAAGAGGGTATTGCTTACGAGCTGAAGAGCCGCCAGTTGTATCATGACCGTGACGAAGTCACAGTTTGGTTAAAACTTAAAAGAAAGTAA
- a CDS encoding GNAT family N-acetyltransferase: protein MFLRVNESIYFDHLNFNLAKDLADIIEKNRSYLKQWLPWLNHSNSTSDSEQFIKKCMQDYGDKKSLTLAIFYENTLVGLISFNEIHLEKNTTKIGYWLVESHMGQGIMSAACKTFIQYGMAELNLKKFIICCAKQNHKSNAIPLRLGFTKVEEVKDAEWLYDHFVDHNVYELQSY, encoded by the coding sequence ATGTTTTTGCGAGTGAATGAAAGTATATATTTCGATCATTTAAATTTCAATTTAGCGAAAGATCTTGCAGATATTATCGAGAAAAATCGCAGTTATTTAAAACAGTGGCTTCCTTGGCTTAACCATTCAAATTCAACATCTGACAGCGAACAATTTATTAAAAAATGTATGCAGGATTACGGGGACAAGAAATCATTAACTCTCGCTATTTTTTATGAAAATACCTTGGTCGGCCTAATCTCTTTTAATGAGATTCATTTAGAAAAAAATACAACTAAAATAGGTTATTGGCTCGTTGAAAGTCATATGGGACAAGGGATTATGTCAGCCGCTTGTAAAACATTTATCCAATATGGTATGGCGGAATTAAATTTAAAAAAGTTTATCATCTGCTGTGCAAAACAAAACCATAAGAGCAATGCAATTCCTTTGCGCTTAGGATTTACAAAAGTTGAGGAAGTGAAGGATGCTGAATGGCTGTATGATCACTTTGTCGATCACAATGTGTATGAGCTGCAAAGCTATTAA
- a CDS encoding threonine aldolase family protein gives MQEYKITQFASDNYVGAHPEIIKIINESMLVTELPYGKDTYSVHAKEEFRRIFQTECEVYFFATGTASNVVALQAALRSIDGVLCSDIAHIAQDECGAFENFTGAKLFTIQNDNGKISLDSLKKYFNSIHPIRHNYPKIVSLTQVTEYGTVYTTEELKEICDFAHAKSMIVHMDGARLANAAAALNKSLKELTADVGIDILSFGATKNGALLAEAVIIFNKSLIKDFEYIHKQSMQLFSKMRFIPAQFLAYLKNDLWLECAKNSNNMAKKIVNEIQEIKSLRICYPVDANEIFIELPTSMKDEFAKKYYFYVFAEDLMEKTSLIRLVTSFNTNSDDVEALISELKKAEIHYLK, from the coding sequence ATGCAAGAATACAAAATTACGCAATTTGCGAGTGATAATTACGTTGGAGCTCATCCTGAAATCATTAAAATTATTAATGAATCCATGCTTGTGACTGAGCTTCCATATGGAAAAGACACATACTCAGTCCATGCAAAAGAAGAGTTTAGACGTATCTTTCAAACCGAATGTGAAGTTTATTTCTTTGCCACTGGAACCGCCTCAAATGTCGTTGCTTTACAGGCTGCACTCAGGTCTATAGATGGCGTTTTGTGCTCGGATATTGCCCATATTGCCCAAGATGAATGCGGAGCTTTTGAAAACTTTACAGGTGCAAAACTCTTTACTATTCAGAATGATAATGGAAAAATAAGTTTAGACAGTCTTAAAAAATACTTTAATTCCATACATCCGATCCGCCACAATTATCCTAAGATTGTTTCTTTAACTCAGGTAACAGAATATGGCACTGTTTACACCACCGAAGAGTTAAAAGAAATTTGTGACTTTGCCCATGCTAAATCCATGATTGTCCATATGGATGGAGCACGCTTAGCCAATGCTGCAGCTGCCTTAAATAAATCCCTAAAAGAATTAACTGCTGATGTTGGTATCGATATCCTTTCTTTTGGTGCGACAAAAAATGGTGCCCTGCTTGCAGAAGCGGTTATTATTTTTAATAAATCCCTTATTAAAGACTTTGAATATATTCATAAGCAATCTATGCAACTCTTCTCAAAAATGCGCTTTATTCCTGCGCAATTTTTAGCATATTTAAAAAATGATCTCTGGCTGGAATGCGCAAAGAATTCAAATAACATGGCAAAGAAAATTGTTAATGAAATTCAAGAAATAAAAAGCTTAAGAATTTGTTACCCAGTCGATGCTAATGAAATATTTATTGAATTACCAACATCCATGAAAGATGAATTCGCTAAAAAATATTATTTCTATGTCTTTGCTGAAGATTTAATGGAAAAAACTTCACTCATTCGTTTGGTTACTTCCTTTAATACCAATTCTGATGACGTTGAAGCACTTATTTCTGAATTAAAGAAAGCTGAAATTCATTATTTAAAATAA
- a CDS encoding transporter substrate-binding domain-containing protein produces the protein MKLCKKLATVLISLSMCGVSFADEKKDNSFLNIQKKGEIRVCSQAGFIPFEMKDKLGEWKGFDVDIMRKFAELHSVKLTMLDTTLDGLIPALMTNKCDLIASGLTVTEKRAKAVLFSKPVFKVKITAAFLDTAENRVKFKNFSDIDKSGIKIASHTGSAATLYLRKTIKNANHLQFDSESAEVDALKQKRAHVFVDDNVFIEQASKEMNIKFYTLDSQQEGDLAIAARKNDVALIEKFNNFLEMIDKNGQYEKIKKVYFN, from the coding sequence ATGAAATTATGTAAAAAATTAGCTACTGTCCTCATCTCACTTTCTATGTGCGGAGTATCTTTTGCGGATGAAAAAAAAGACAATAGTTTTTTAAATATTCAAAAAAAAGGAGAAATTCGAGTTTGTTCTCAAGCGGGTTTCATTCCATTTGAAATGAAAGATAAATTAGGTGAATGGAAAGGTTTTGATGTAGATATTATGCGGAAATTTGCTGAGTTACATTCAGTAAAGTTAACAATGCTCGATACAACTCTTGATGGTCTTATCCCGGCATTGATGACAAATAAATGTGATCTGATTGCTTCGGGTTTGACTGTTACCGAAAAGAGAGCCAAAGCTGTTCTTTTTTCAAAACCTGTTTTTAAAGTGAAAATCACTGCAGCATTTTTAGACACTGCTGAGAATAGGGTCAAATTTAAAAACTTTTCAGATATTGATAAAAGCGGTATTAAAATCGCCTCACACACCGGTTCAGCAGCAACCTTGTACTTAAGAAAAACAATTAAAAATGCAAATCATTTACAATTTGATAGCGAAAGTGCTGAAGTCGATGCTCTCAAGCAAAAGAGAGCGCATGTCTTTGTCGATGATAATGTTTTTATCGAACAAGCTTCGAAAGAAATGAATATTAAATTTTATACCCTTGACTCGCAGCAGGAAGGAGATCTTGCAATAGCAGCAAGAAAAAATGATGTTGCACTCATTGAGAAGTTTAATAATTTTTTAGAGATGATTGATAAAAATGGACAATATGAGAAAATCAAAAAGGTCTACTTTAACTGA